GTCCCAGTCCAAGCTGCATTCAGGCGGCACAAAAAAAAGGTCGCCTCAGTCGCGCCCTCAAAGCCACAGTTCCCACCGAACTTTATCAGCACTTGCAGCAAAAGCAAGTAGAAGTTCACGCGACGCAACCTGAGCTATATTAGATCCAGTGGCTAACTTCGCTAATCAAAATCTTTCTAGAATCGATTAGCCTGCCTAATCCGTCCTATCGTAGGAGATTTGCTGTCCCTTGCTCTGAGATGTTATCTGTATCCTCTCTTCAGTTTTATTGCTTCAGAGCAACTCAGACATGACATTTAGGGAGGGTGGCTCATCACCAGCAACTCAGAACGATTAACACGACGCGATGGCTTCGCTTTATGAAGGATTCGTGGCATTATTTTTTCGAGTAATCTGCCGATTGGCCTATCGGGGACTTCGTTTCTAAGCTACCATTCAACCAAGGGGGTAACATCTTCTTCAAGATTACCAGTGCAGGTGAACTGCAATAACCCAATAAACCTGTCGTTTTAGTCAAAACAGAAGGTCACTATGTAACACCAACGATCGTACGAGGGAAGAGTGGATGAACAACGGCAAAGTCAGAATTTACGAACTATCCAAAGAATTGAATCTAGACAATCGAGACATTCTCGCAATCTGCGAACAATTAAATATCGCGGTCAAGAGCCACAGTAGTACTATCACAGAAACCGAAACGGAACAAATCCGTGCCGCTGCTGAGAAATATGCTGCCAGCCAGCCCTCTCCGGCCAAGACTGCCTCTAACCGCCCATCAAACTCCCAATCTGTTGAATCAAGAAAGAAAACGCCCTTGAATATTCAGAAGAAACAGCAAATCTTAGAAATTCGTCGCCCCATTACGCGATCGACCGCCGCTTCGGAATCATCGGAACTCCGTACCCCTCCACAGCCGCCCCAATCTTCCCCAGCGGCACCGCCCGCTGTTAGATCTGCCGAGCCACCACGTCCGACGCGTCCTATGCCAGAGCGTCCGGTTGCTTCGGAACCAAAAGCTGATGAGCTGGCTCCGGCCCCGCAATCAATCGCGCCAAAATCAGTCGAACCGTCTGCGCCTCCGCAAGTGATCAAAGCGCCTGCACCTGCTCAAGCCCCAGAACCTCCGGCTCAAGCTCCTGTGCGTCCAGCTTCGCCCGCTCCAGCTCGTCCCGTTTCAACGACTAGTAAACCTGTGTTGAAGCGCGACAAGCCCACCCCTAGCGAGGGAACAGATAGCCGTTCGGAAAATCGCCCGCCTTCACGCGATTCTAGAGGCGAAAAAGCGCAGCGTCCCGCAATTAATAAGCGACCCGGTGCACCCACTAAACCGGGAGAAGCAAAACCTCAGCAAATCGTTGAGCTTCGCCGACCCAAGCCTGTGTCTACGGAGGAGGGTGCAGCCCAAGACGCTCCGGTGCTGCGATCGCGCCCCGTCAAGCCA
This window of the Cyanobacteria bacterium FACHB-DQ100 genome carries:
- a CDS encoding YlxR family protein; its protein translation is MPLNYRRCLSCRKVAPKEEFLRVVRLYPSHEIAINTGMGRSAYLCPSPSCIQAAQKKGRLSRALKATVPTELYQHLQQKQVEVHATQPELY